Proteins encoded in a region of the Diospyros lotus cultivar Yz01 chromosome 9, ASM1463336v1, whole genome shotgun sequence genome:
- the LOC127809514 gene encoding agamous-like MADS-box protein MADS2 isoform X1, whose amino-acid sequence MGRGRVELKRIENKINRQVTFAKRRNGLLKKAYELSVLCDAEVALIIFSNRGKLYEFSSINNMLKTLERYQKCSYGTLEDNRSAKEMEQNSYREYLKLKAKYEELQHCQRHLLGEDLGPLNLKDLEHLEHQLETSLKQIRSTKQTQSMLDQLCDLQNKEKMWIEANKALERKLDEIYRENQLQSSWGGGGGEQGNSSFNHHHHHHHPHSQAFFHPFDCNPTLQIGYPEVSNQMSTAATHEQNMNGLVPEWML is encoded by the exons ATGGGGAGGGGAAGAGTGGAGCTGAAGAGGATAGAGAACAAGATAAACAGGCAGGTGACGTTCGCAAAGAGGAGGAATGGGTTGCTCAAGAAGGCTTACGAGCTCTCTGTTCTGTGCGATGCCGAGGTTGctctcatcatcttctccaaccGTGGCAAGCTCTATGAGTTCTCTAGCATCAACAa TATGCTCAAAACACTTGAAAGGTACCAAAAATGCAGCTATGGCACATTGGAAGATAACCGATCAGCCAAAGAGATGGAG CAAAATAGCTACAGAGAGTACTTGAAACTGAAAGCTAAATATGAAGAACTGCAACATTGTCAAAG GCACCTTCTTGGCGAAGACCTTGGCCCTCTAAACCTGAAGGATCTTGAGCATCTTGAGCATCAACTAGAGACTTCATTGAAGCAAATTAGGTCAACAAAG CAGACCCAGTCTATGCTTGATCAGCTCTGTGATCTTCAAAACAAG GAAAAGATGTGGATTGAGGCTAACAAAGCTCTAGAGAGAAAg CTGGATGAGATTTACAGAGAGAATCAGCTGCAATCATCCtggggcggcggcggcggcgagcAAGGGAACAGTTCCttcaaccaccaccaccaccaccaccaccctcATTCTCAGGCCTTCTTCCACCCTTTTGATTGCAATCCCACTTTGCAAATAGG GTACCCTGAAGTATCAAACCAGATGAGTACTGCTGCAACTCATGAACAAAACATGAATGGATTGGTTCCTGAGTGGATGCTCTGA
- the LOC127809514 gene encoding agamous-like MADS-box protein MADS2 isoform X2 gives MGRGRVELKRIENKINRQVTFAKRRNGLLKKAYELSVLCDAEVALIIFSNRGKLYEFSSINNMLKTLERYQKCSYGTLEDNRSAKEMEQNSYREYLKLKAKYEELQHCQRHLLGEDLGPLNLKDLEHLEHQLETSLKQIRSTKTQSMLDQLCDLQNKEKMWIEANKALERKLDEIYRENQLQSSWGGGGGEQGNSSFNHHHHHHHPHSQAFFHPFDCNPTLQIGYPEVSNQMSTAATHEQNMNGLVPEWML, from the exons ATGGGGAGGGGAAGAGTGGAGCTGAAGAGGATAGAGAACAAGATAAACAGGCAGGTGACGTTCGCAAAGAGGAGGAATGGGTTGCTCAAGAAGGCTTACGAGCTCTCTGTTCTGTGCGATGCCGAGGTTGctctcatcatcttctccaaccGTGGCAAGCTCTATGAGTTCTCTAGCATCAACAa TATGCTCAAAACACTTGAAAGGTACCAAAAATGCAGCTATGGCACATTGGAAGATAACCGATCAGCCAAAGAGATGGAG CAAAATAGCTACAGAGAGTACTTGAAACTGAAAGCTAAATATGAAGAACTGCAACATTGTCAAAG GCACCTTCTTGGCGAAGACCTTGGCCCTCTAAACCTGAAGGATCTTGAGCATCTTGAGCATCAACTAGAGACTTCATTGAAGCAAATTAGGTCAACAAAG ACCCAGTCTATGCTTGATCAGCTCTGTGATCTTCAAAACAAG GAAAAGATGTGGATTGAGGCTAACAAAGCTCTAGAGAGAAAg CTGGATGAGATTTACAGAGAGAATCAGCTGCAATCATCCtggggcggcggcggcggcgagcAAGGGAACAGTTCCttcaaccaccaccaccaccaccaccaccctcATTCTCAGGCCTTCTTCCACCCTTTTGATTGCAATCCCACTTTGCAAATAGG GTACCCTGAAGTATCAAACCAGATGAGTACTGCTGCAACTCATGAACAAAACATGAATGGATTGGTTCCTGAGTGGATGCTCTGA